One segment of Podospora pseudopauciseta strain CBS 411.78 chromosome 5 map unlocalized CBS411.78m_5.2, whole genome shotgun sequence DNA contains the following:
- a CDS encoding uncharacterized protein (EggNog:ENOG503P1I3; COG:G): MMQSIVNPSVTGFVINTRIPPFFRFECVILYLPSLFHSPNSQNTTYLPTLPRLFHNLNSQTPFPPPPPPLKQFYKPPKMSHHVLLLGGHGKVAQLLTPLLLKRSWTVTSVIRAQEQVPTIKKLGESQNGKLNVLVRSLEDVKSTDDAKKVIEDAGREGEKGVDYVVWSAGAGGKGGPERTYAIDRDAAIHFIRAAASTPSITKFLMVSYLASRKAKPAWWSEEEWKAAQHVNNEVLPTYYKAKIAADEELYRVSRESETLVGINLRPGTLTLEPAGKVELGRTKGSGGDVSRETVAVVADELLAREGVRNGWIDLLDGAEGVREAVERVVREGVDAAEGDPVYDE; encoded by the exons ATGATGCAATCCATTGTGAACCCATCAGTTACTGGGTTTGTCATCAACACTCGaatcccccccttcttccggTTCGAGTGTGTGattttatatttaccgtCACTCTTCCATTCCCCAAACTCACAAAACACAACATACCTCCCTACTCTACCTAGGCTTTTTCACAACTTGAATTCCCAAACCccattccctcccccccctccccccctaaAACAATTTTACAAGCCACCAAAAATGTCCCACCACGTCCTCCTCCTAGGCGGCCACGGCAAGGTAGCCCAGCTCCTGACCCCCTTGCTCTTGAAGCGCTCCTGGACTGTCACGAGCGTGATCCGGGCTCAGGAACAAGTCCCCACGATCAAGAAGTTGGGGGAGAGCCAGAATGGGAAGCTGAATGTTCTCGTCAGGAGCCTGGAAGATGTCAAATCTACAGATGACGCCAAGAAAGTCATTGAAGACgccgggagggagggagaaaagggggtggacTATGTTGTTTGGAGTGCcg GTGCTGGTGGGAAGGGTGGTCCGGAGAGG ACCTACGCCATCGACCGCGACGCCGCCATCCACTTCATCCGCGCAGctgcctccaccccctccatcaccaagttcttgatggtgtcttATCTTGCTTCTCGCAAGGCAAAGCCTGCGTGGTGGAGCGAGGAAGAGTGGAAAGCCGCCCAACATGTCAACAATGAGGTCTTGCCGACGTACTACAAGGCCAAGattgctgctgatgaggagCTGTACCGTGTTTCGAGGGAGAGTGAGACGCTTGTGGGGATTAACCTCCGTCCTGGGACGTTAACGCTGGAGCCGGCCGGGAAGGTGGAGTTGGGGAGGACGAAGGGGTCGGGTGGGGATGTGAGCAGGGAGACGGTCgcggttgttgctgatgagTTGTTGGccagggagggggtgaggaatgGTTGGATTGATTTGTTGGATGGGGCCGAGGGGGTGAgagaggcggtggagagggttgtgagggagggggttgatgctgCGGAGGGAGATCCGGTTTACGATGAGTAG
- a CDS encoding uncharacterized protein (COG:C; EggNog:ENOG503P20Q) — MKEALVSKGPQVEIVNTPIPSLPSPDHILIRVVVTGTNPKDWKLPDLYEQDARTNPGDDIAGIVHTVGANVFEFKPGDRVAAFHEMRTPHGSFAEYAVAWQHTTFHIPSNISFEEAAALPLAAMTSVVGLYDRLRLPQPWSPEVSRDEVTDIPLLIYGASSAVGFYGLQFALRSNMHPLICVAGSAKEYVRGFIDESKGDVVVDYRDGPEATVEGIKKALKGRELKYALDAVSLPESLDNIAEVLSTDGGHVTLVLGHPKKGLKEGQKYSVTMVGDVHNDHRDLGYVYFRYIARGLAEGWFKPQRVEVVPGGLGGVRKALEDLKKGRASGVKYVMRIEETEGLVKGDR; from the coding sequence ATGAAAGAAGCCCTCGTCAGCAAAGGCCCTCAGGTCGAAATAGTtaacacccccatcccctccctcccctccccggaccacatcctcatccgcgtcgtcgtcaccggcaccaacccGAAAGACTGGAAACTCCCCGACCTCTACGAGCAGGACGCCCGCACCAACCCAGGCGATGACATCGCCGGCATAGTCCACACCGTTGGCGCCAACGTCTTTGAGTTCAAGCCCGGCGACCGCGTCGCCGCCTTCCACGAGATGCGCACCCCCCACGGCAGCTTCGCCGAGTACGCCGTCGCCTGGCAGCACACCACCTTCCACATCCCCAGCAACATCTCGttcgaggaggctgccgctCTGCCCCTCGCGGCCATGACCTCTGTTGTGGGGCTGTACGACCGGTTGAGGCTCCCGCAGCCGTGGTCGCCCGAGGTGAGCAGAGACGAGGTGACGGATATTCCGCTGCTGATTTACGGCGCGTCGTCCGCGGTGGGGTTTTACGGGTTGCAGTTTGCGCTGAGGAGCAACATGCACCCTTTGATCTGCGTGGCTGGGTCGGCGAAGGAGTATGTGAGGGGGTTTATCGATGAGTCAAAGggagatgtggttgttgattACAGGGATGGACCGGAAGcgacggtggaggggatcaagaaggcgctgaaggggagggagttgaagTATGCTCTTGATGCGGTTTCGTTGCCGGAGAGTCTCGACAATATTGCCGAGGTGCTGTCAACGGATGGGGGCCATGTCACTCTTGTGCTTGGACATCCGaagaaggggttgaaggaggggcaAAAGTACAGCGTTACTATGGTGGGCGATGTTCATAACGATCACAGGGATTTGGGGTATGTGTACTTTAGGTATATTGCTAGGGGGTTGGCCGAGGGCTGGTTTAAGCCGCAGAGGGTCGAGGTCGTGCCTGGTGGATTGGGGGGTGTTCGGAAGGCTTTGGAGGatttgaagaaggggagggcgAGTGGAGTCAAGTATGTGATGAGGATTGAGGAGACGGAGGGGTTGGTCAAGGGGGATAGGTGA
- a CDS encoding uncharacterized protein (EggNog:ENOG503NW4K) translates to MYSKAAIVALMLAVVEARFGQEGAVQGAVQALGAFGNPGAAGTLAGQTPSVLLAGANACAKLQLADQIVQELGTDDAVIAAAKLLVQAEKNFNPFAVSIPSICSDAGLPATEALRGIIPLVDPDVPGAAEQNARSAQSLNNPFNANGLSVADITAAQGFTDFTAQSLGGANAAPPAGGNNNNNNNNNNNNNNNNNNNNNNNNNNNNNNNNNNNGGNVNCGAPRTLTTVIVAAPTATPAPAAGNGNNNNNNNNNGGNNGGNNAALDFGSCVPTMNFLGGRGNRPATEFTFNAIDPVILSRQGEALNPNIITNRICDELTNICGANQAAKDACLDAKAQIQALGTRDASTAVAWNTLLGFPDVNVNV, encoded by the coding sequence ATGTATTCCAAGGCTGCTATCGTCGCGCTCATGCTGGCCGTTGTCGAGGCCCGTTTCGGGCAAGAGGGTGCCGTCCAGGGCGCCGTCCAGGCTCTCGGTGCCTTTGGCAACCCCGGTGCTGCCGGCACCTTGGCCGGTCAGACTCCCAGCGTTCTCCTCGCCGGAGCCAACGCCTGCGCGAAGCTCCAACTTGCCGACCAGATCGTCCAGGAGCTCGGCACTGACGATGCCGTCATCGCTGCCGCCAAGCTCCTCGTCCAGGCCGAGAAGAACTTCAACCCCTTCGCCGTCTCCATCCCCAGCATCTGCTCTGATGCCGGTCTCCCCGCCACCGAGGCCCTCCGTGGCATCATTCCTCTGGTCGACCCCGATGTTCCCGGCGCCGCTGAGCAGAACGCCCGCTCTGCCCAGTCCCTgaacaaccccttcaacGCCAACGGCCTGTCTGTTGCcgacatcaccgccgcccaGGGCTTCACTGACTTTACTGCTCAGAGCCTTGGTGGTGCCAACGCTGCTCCCCCTGCCggtggcaacaacaacaacaacaacaacaataacaacaacaacaataacaacaacaacaacaacaacaacaacaacaacaacaacaacaacaacaacaacaacaacaacaacggcggtAACGTCAACTGCGGAGCTCCAcgcaccctcaccaccgtgATCGTGGCCGCTCCCACCGCCACTCCCGCCCCCGCTGCCGGCAACggtaacaacaacaacaacaacaacaacaacggtgGCAACAACGGTGGCAACAACGCCGCCCTCGACTTCGGCTCCTGCGTGCCCACCATGAACTTCCTCGGCGGGCGCGGCAACCGGCCCGCGACCGAGTTCACCTTCAACGCCATTGACCCCGTCATCCTCTCGCGCCAGGGCGAggccctcaaccccaacatcatcaccaaccgcATCTGCGACGAGCTCACCAACATCTGCGGTGCCAACCAGGCGGCCAAGGACGCCTGCCTGGACGCCAAGGCCCAGATCCAGGCTCTCGGGACCAGGGACGCTTCCACCGCTGTTGCGTGGAACACTCTTTTGGGGTTCCCTGATGTGAATGTTAATGTTTAA